The Gavia stellata isolate bGavSte3 chromosome 15, bGavSte3.hap2, whole genome shotgun sequence region CGAGCAAAGACTCTCCTGCAGGGAAGGGTGCCATCCCTCAGCTGCCCTTCGCCTCCTTTGATGGGCCACATTTCCCACACGTTAAAAGCTGAATGGGCTCAACAACCACCACCCAACGAGCAGGACAGGGATACCAGACCTCCTAGCCCAGGGTTAAGTGGCCAAGGgtcctggcctgtgtcagaaacggtgtggccagcaggagcagggaggggatcgtgcccctgtactcggcgctggtgaggccgcacctcaaatgctgtgttcagttttgggcccctcactccaagaaggacattgaggtgctggagcgtgtccagagaagggcgacggagctggtgaggggtctggagcacaagtctgatgaggagcggctgagggagctggggttgttcagtctggagaagaggaggtgaggggagacctcatcgctctctacaactgcctgaaagggggttgtggggaggggggtgttggtctcttctcccaagtgacaagcgacaggacaagaggaaatggcctcaagttgcgccaggggaggttcaggctggatattagggaaaatcTCTTTACGGgcagagtggtgaagcactggaagaggctgcccagggaggtggtggagtcaccatcactggaggcgttcaaggaacgtgtggatgtggcactgcgggacatggttttagtgggcatggtggggttgggttggtggtgggacttgatgatcttacaggtcttttccaaccatagtgattctgtgatgctgccCCTATAGCCTCTCTATACCATTCTGCAAGTGCAGGCTGCACCCAGCCGGCAAAATCAGTGGCCAGGAGGTGCCGGGGGTGCACCCGCTGCAAAGGGCACCCAGCGCTGAGCAAATACCTGAGGAATAAGCACCTCCTTTCTTATACACACAAGCTTATCGGGCACGGCAAGGCAGTAAGTAATTCATGGGATGGAGGGAACAAAAGCCGCCCTGGGGCACATGGCTTCTGGTTTTCCATAGCGGGTCAGCCCACACCCCTGTAAAACCCCAGGTAAGATGTCCAAGCACAGGCTGCATGGGTTTCCCTCCTGCAATGGTGAACCTGTGGAGTGCTCCAaggtgattaaaaaaaggaaggagcagGGCAAGCTCTTTGCTAAGAGAAACGTGGCCGTGAAACCCTGCTCCTGGGCTATCAAGAGAGAAACCAGCACTGCGGGCAGGGAACAGGCTCAGCTTGGCCATACGGAGACCCGAGGGGACGTGGTCTCCGAAGCCTGGGTGGCAGATAACACTCCCAGCCCATTAATCTAAGGGAACATCTCTTTTTAATAACATAATACTGagtaattgatttttaaatacagtgaaaTCAAATGCCCCGAGGCCAGAGCAGGATCCCAGCTCCACTGTCGGATCAGCGGCGAATGGCAGAGATTGAGCgcacaggggaaaagaaaataaaaattaaatctccTTCGTGTGCCTAGCTGGCTGCGGGGCAAATGTTAACGTTTCTTTAAAAGGTGCATCAATTTTTCCCTATTGAAAAAGTAGGTCATCAAAAGGGAGAAGCTGGCGGGGGCTGAGCTAGGGAAGGCGCCAGGGACCATCGAGGCCGAGCAGGCAGCGGGGAGAAGATCCTTCTGATTAAAACACACAACAACGGCTGAGcgagaaagtaattttaaagacaatttattccgatctctctctctctcaccccATCCTTCACACAGTCCCAATCGGGAAGGTTTTatagacatttttaaattttattttaatttttttttttttagaaaaatacacaTGCAAATAATATCTATTTCACCGCTgaactttttttcatgttggaaaaaaaaaattagtaacaaagaaacaaagcaggaTTTGGGAAAGACACAAGTGGAGATGGACCCGGGGATGCTGCGGGGATGGGATGCTCCAGGATGCAAGTCTTGGTGCTGAGCTGCCTGATGCGCGTGCTCCAGCACATTCTTTCCATCAGAAAGGTGTTCATTTGGGGTGAACAACAAAAATCTTTCTCCGGTAACTCCTCCCATGTTTAGGAATGGCCAAAGGAGAGCCAGTGCTGGATCCAATCCTTCCTACAAGacccagcacagagcagagtcccagccccagcagcgaGGGAAGCCCAGCTTAGGTAAAAACATCCTTTAGATACTAGGAAATGCCACCAGAAACTAAGAgctatgggggaaaaaaccctgttaTGCTATTTATCTTACGGGATACAGCTGACAGCATGGGGAAAAATGGACTGATGGTCCCTTGAAACGTGGACTCATGTTTCAGGACAATGTTTTTGGGGTGAGACCGAGCGCTGGACCCTTggctgcgtggggctgggaTTTCCTCTTGCTCGAGGAGCAGCTTTTCCCATCAGAGCAGGGATGCGCCCTACGGAGGGGAGCAGCgatgtccccgtgtccccaaaCACCGTGCCAAGGTCTGCGGGGAAAAAACAGATACTGGGTAGCTGCCGTCACTCGAGCGGAATAGGAGATGTACTTCAGACAGggcttttttgggtttggttgaTGGTCAGCTGGAGCaaaggggctggggaaggagagggcagcGAGGTGCAGTCTGGGGAAGAAGGGCGATTAATCTAATACCACCGCCGCTGCGGGAAGCCAGGAGGCTTCGGGAAATGCCGCAAGCCCGTGGCAGTCCCGACGCGGACAATGCAGCAGGGAGTGAGCGCCGGGGGAATCTGCCTCGCTGCTGCTTTGCTACCTCCTCCCAAACCGCTTTCATGCCATGCTCCTCTGCCTCATCTCCCGGCAATCCCGCCCAAGGCCATGGCCTTTTTCCTGCTGGTCCAGGCTAATGATATGGAgcaaactgtgttttctttctgcccagAGGTACAAAACCACACAGGCAGTGCAGGGAAGGTTTCCTAAGGGAAGGATTTCCCTCCAGCTCCCGTGGAGCCTTATACtgaggaaggcagcagcacttTGCAGCCCCATCTCTGCTCCCAGCAAGCCCCCGCACTGCCCACGTCCCCGGCCGGTGGTGACATCCCCCGACACACAACACAACCTGCTGCCGGACTGACCCAGAGCCTCCCGGTCAGCTGCTGCATCCCATCGCCATCCTCAGCAGCCGGCTCCCGCATTGCCAGGACAAACCCACCATGCTGCGAACGCCCGGTGCCTCACTGCGGAGGGAGATGGGTCAAACCGGAGGCAGAGCTGGCGTCTGTCCCCCGGCAGTGGCTTCCCTCGGTGGCTGGATGCGGTGCCGGCGGCTGGATGCGGTGCCGGCGGCTGGATGCGGCCCCCGCCATCCTCTCCCGTGTCCCTGGTCCAGCTCCAGCCTCCGCTGTGCTCGCCCAGAGGATGCCGGTGGGAAAAGGCAGCGGGAGGCTCGCAGCCTTGGATTCCTCTGGATTTAGCACCGTCCACGGCAGCCTCGGAAAAGCACCGAGCAGCAAACATGTTTGGCAGCTCTGCACCCGCCACCATCGTGCTATGAAATAGCAAAGACAACCGGCAGATTTTCATGGAGGGGAGGCTGAAGACACAGCGATCCAGCTCCCATAAACATACCGGGCGGCTGCAGCAGTCactctctttttgccttttttgggtttgggttttttttttttttttttgactgacaAAATACACTTTTGGGAATGTCTACTCTGAAAATAGATGCAAGAGGGTCTGGCGAGGGAGCGGGCGCTGTTTGGCTTCTATTTCTACAGGCTGCCCTGGTGCAGCTCTAAAGTTTGGTGGATGATCATGCAGGTTTTATTGCAGCTTGtatgtgtggtgtttttttttttaagtagccCAGCTTCAGTTTCAGGTAGCCCCGGAGGTGGGgttctctcccctccccacccgctCCGGCCGCCGTCTCTCTGCCGCAGCGTGCTGGCCAGGCGGCTATTCGGTGGCCATTTGCTCGATGTGGTCGCTGAGCAGCTTGTATTGCTCTGcggaggagagagaaaagggtgCTGGGAGGGTGCCAAAGCATCCCGGCCAGGCAGACGGGCTCCATCTCTCCGGGACCCCGCGAAGGAGGTGTGCGACCCCCGGGCTCGCCCCTACCTTCATTCAAATTGCCGATGGTCGCCTGCTTCTTCAAGAAGTCGCTGCAGAGCTTCTTGTTCAGGCCGAACGCCAGCATGTTGTGAATGAAGGTGCTGAGAAAGGACAGAGATGCTCTTGGCGagggcagggccaggctgccctttctttcccccaccctcctcttcctccccgcagccccttGTACCGGGCGCTGGGATGATGCTCAGCTGTGGGGGAGCGTGCTAGGTCCCTGCGGTGCCCGGATTTCCAACTTAAGGGGTGGGGGCAGGTCCCAGGGAGAAGCATCAAGCACGCTCTGTACCATAAGGCATATCCCCAGTTGGGGAACATCTGTAAACATCTGTAaggtgtgtcccccccccagctggGATGGATGCAGCGCGGAGCCTGGCTGCAGGAGGGACGGTCCCCACGCCCTGCTCACCCCAGCTGCCCGAAGGTGATGTTCTCATTGAAGCGGAGGCTGTCATCGCGCTCCTCCTGCGTCATGTGGCACCACTTCTCCCTGCAAGGCACAAGCCCGTCTGGCACCGCCGTCACCCCGGGACCCGCTGCCTGCAtcgcccccctccccgggccacACTGCCTGAGGACAGGAGGGCACCCAGAGCCCCTCGGCTGCCAGCGCACGCGCGGGGCTGGATGAGCTCGTACACCTGCATCCATCCGCAGATCTCTCGCCCTGGGGCAAAGCAAGAGACGCCCCAGGAATAAGTCTTTTTCAACCATGGCTTTCTCCTGAAGGCCCTGATTAAGAGCTAGGAAATAGCATCGGCCTCTCCAGCACAGAGCTCGCATCTCTCACCTTCGGTGCCATCGCTTCCGCAAGGGGACGAGCGAGGAAGCAGGGGGTTTTGCAGCTCTTGGGGGTGGCTGTCCCAGCAAGGCTCTGCTGAAACCCCCCCACCTACCAGGCACCTCACCCCGTCTGCAGCAGGGCTCCACCTCCCCGAGCAAGCTGCTCCCCAAACATACCTCCCCGCTCCGACAGCACGGGGGGGCTCCCGTACCCCTCCCCACGGCCCCATTCGGGCGCTGAAATGCCAAAATCACAGTGCTGCCCTGAGGATGCTCCGGCTCCGCTCCGGCTCCCTGGCAAATGCAACCGCAGCATTGCCTTAGAGGAAGGGGTTTTAACCTCTAGATGTTTGCAACAAGCTCTAGGTGGTGGCAGGAGTCCCCATCCAGGTGTCCCGCTTGGGGGGGGCTTTGGGAATAAAGCCTGTGTCACGGAAATGTCACTGGTGCAACGCtcaggtggtggcaggaggagcTCAGTGCATGCACGCTGGGGAACCTACAGCTCCAGGGTGAAGCCAGCCCCCTTCCGAGAAGTCAAGTGAGGTTACAGCCAAGGataagaggaggaaaagcaaggaaaaacagGGATaggtagaagaaaaatagctctatggaggagaaggaagacgAGAACACCAGGAGCGCATCACACGCTCGCAGTGCGTGCTAGCTGGCGGGCACGCCAAGCGGGATGGGGGGAGCTGTGGCGGGCGGAAACGGCGGCTGGGAAGAAGGGTGTCCCACAGTAAATTCAGTGAGGTTAGCTCAGCCCCAGAGCATGCTTGTGTCCCTGAAACTGGAAAAGGATGAGCGCTCGGTCAGGCTGACCCCACGAAGGGGAGCCTGTCCTCGCGCAAGTCAGTCCAGCCTGGGCGTGCAAAAGCTGCTGAGCTGAGCCTTCGGTCACCATGGGTGAGCTGCTTATATTTATAGGGCTCTGGAAACTTGTACGATGTGTttaaagggattttaaaaaaaaaaaaaaagaaaaaaaaagaggtgtaATTTCTCCCAGATAAATCTTACGATAGCAAATAAAAACCACATCCAAATCTGGaggctgaaaagaaaggaaaagaatcaaATTAAGGGGCTTTGAAATCTGGAAGCAAAACTGCACAGATCTCACTGGCCCACTTACAGAAGAAGCATGtttgtaactatttttttcctgcctttttatgtttttgagggaggaaggagggagaaaaaaattatcaagaaAAATAAGTCGTGCTTCTGGCTTGTTATTCGGGAGTAACACgcctgggaagggggaaagcCCACATGTGGCTCTACTCAAACCCTTTGATCTTTATACTGGCACGGCGGGGCAGGCGCAGGGGCGCGTAACCCCATGGGCTCTGCTAACACCTTGCCTGTATTTCGGCGTATCCAGGAAAGCCTCGCCACAGCCGGGCGCCGGCGGGAACCATGCCGGTGAAATTGGCTTGGATCACTTGGCATCGCtcatctttcagcagcagcGTTTCACCCCGCACAGCTAAGCTGAGCAATGCTCTATCTGAACAAAAATTAAGTCATCCATTTGCCGGTGCATGCCTTAGCCACGCGGAAGATTTACCGCCAAGCTTCAAAGAGCCCTCATCCTCTTGCTAACGCCATCACTTCGAGTGATTTGCTCCAAGATCGAATACCCCACGCTCCAGCAAGAGAGCAGTGactctccccgctcccccatcccagctcGGAGCGTGGATGGATGTGGCTGATTTGAGCTTTGCAACCCGGAGGACACGCTCGTGATCCCGACATGCAGCCcccttttgcatttttctttttatctagGGATGGCAGCACaaaagtgcattaaaaaaaataaaaacagaaggaccAGCTTTTCCAGCCGGCAAAGGATCCTCGGCACCTCTATGTGGCAGCAGAAGCCAGGAGCAAGCGGGAAGGACAGGAGGGTGGGATGCTTTCTCCACGAAGAGACTCAGTTCATGTCCAAAACCTGCCCGGGGAACCATTCCCAGCACAAGCTCTTGGCTTCCCCAGCAGCCGGGCATCCGATTCCCACGGTAAGATATCACAGCTTGAAACCAGTTgggtttccttttaaaaagctgcattaaGGAGAAATCAACCAAAACCTTTCCGGCCCTTTTGAGAGGGTGATGCACATGAATTCAAACCTCCGGCGGCCGTTCCTCCGCGGTGGAGAAAGGGCCTTTCATAGCCCCCCTGAAACGTGTTACCaccctccccagggcaggatTTGGACCTGAAGTGAGCGTCAGCCTCTGGACACTAAGGCACCGAAGTACGGGGACAGACACacctcttctcctcttcctccccagcgTTCCCTCTGGAGCGGCAGCAGAAACGGGGCCGACAAAAGAGGTGCGTGAAAGATCATGCAAGATagaggggtggaggggaaaggagagaagaagagatggaagaagGTTGTtagaggcagagagaggaaagaaagagaaaaagaggagttTAGTTCTGgttccttccccccatcccctgccctccccaccgAGAGGAGATAAAGCCTCCCCGGCTCTCACTGCAGCCCCGGGAAGACGCAGCCTGGCCGCCCCAGCGATGCCCTGGCCGTCCCACGGGGCCGGGCACCATCAAACCCATCACCGTGGACCCTGCAGACACCTGCCATGGTCAAGCACCATCCCTGGTGTTTCAAGCCCAGCCCGTGGGATGCCAGCCCTCGCCAaccagctcctcctgccaggGATTTTAATCCTCCATCCGGCAAGCCACATCCCAGTTCACCCAGTGGCTTCTGTTATCCTCTCCAGGGGACTAAGGGGGGGTCACCACCACCTTCCAACCCCCCTGAGATACTCAGAGGACACCAGGCTGCAGCTCCCAAAGCTCATTCCTTAGTCGGGCTTGTTTCTGCAGCGGAGGCAGGCTCAGCCGTCAGATTAATTGAGAAAGGCACTCGGAGCAGAGAGCAGATGCCGGTGGCGTATGTCCTTGTGAGACATTTGCTGCTGCTAATTTGGGGCTTAATCAAAGCAAATGCAGTTATGGTTACATTACTGTTCAATAGGTTCTTTCAATGGcttgcttggaaaaaaagaaaagcaataaaggagaaagcagagattGATTGGTGTGCTGAGCCTGGCAGAGCATCCCGCGGCGTGAGCCAGGGCTGCCGTGGCTTAGCTCAGGTTTTGAGGATGATGCAGGAGGGCTGGCTGCTTCAAGAAGTGCCGTCGCTGCTCAGAAAAGGGGCTGTTCAAATGCTCCGAGCTCAACGACTCTCACCCCGAGAGTTCAAAGCCTCAAAGCACCGCACAGACACAGCAGGACGGTCCAGCTCCGGGGGGTCGAGAGAGGAGTGCATTGCTGGAGCCCTCGCGGCAGCTCCGTGGTGGAGCAGGAGTTGGACATAAGCCTGGCGAGCGCCTCGCCCACCCTTGCACCCTGTGGGGTCCCCATGCCCAGGAACCCAGATGCTCCCTGCACGCAGCCACCCTCCGAAACGAGCAGCCCCTTCCCTTTGTAGGCTTTGTCCCCATCCTCCCAGCTTTCGGGGCTGACCATGCTACCATCTCCAGCTCTCGCCCTTGCTGGCTGCCTGGGGACGGTCCCCACCCTGCGCTGGCAGCAATTCCACAGCCCTCCCGGGGTatcccctccctgcccgctgCACCCCCCTGAAGGGCTGCACCAAGCATCTTCTCCCAGACCTGCTTGCAAACTAAGCACCAACAGCCTGAACCCCGACTGGGTCTTCTGGGCACGCCTCTAGGGCTTTGTTCTTGCCAAAACGATGCAAAACAAGCGAGAAAACCTTCACACTCCCAAATCCCTGAGAAAATGCAGATCTCACCtgcccaccccacagcccagTGGCCCCAGCAGCTTTGCCATTAGGGGCGGAAAGCAGAGCATTTCCCCGTGGTTGGCAATGCTCAGGGCCGTTAGAAGCAGAGGGGAAtgccaggggctggaggggacacGGCGTCTCCTTTTCCCACAGGGACATGTCCTACCTGGTGGTGGGGGACCGCTTCCTGCGCTCGCAGTGCACGGCGTCGAAGAAGGCGGCGTTCCAAAACCGCAGGTTgtgcctgcagggagggagggagatgtTGGGGACGGCCACCCCCCAtctgccccagccagcccccgggTCCTCCCAGGACCAAGTTCACCCACTTCCTGGGGGTCAGGAGATGACGCAAGTCTGGCAGATATGGTCCAGTTTTGGACCAGCTCCTTGTGTGGCTGCAAACACACTCCAACTAGCACAAGGGATGTGCAAAAGCCATGTCCACCTTTTTtaggggcagcagcagcttaaAAGCACTCATGGAAGTCTGGGGAATGTGTGGGCAAGGAAGATAAatcccatccccagggaggctAATGCCAGGCAGGAGCCAGCTCGCCCCAGGCAGGCTTTACCAGATGGGCTGCTGCTTGAGGTGCATGTACAGGTAgatcttctctcctttcttctcctcctctgggCTCTGCACGGAAACTGTGGGGACACACAGTTACACGCCGAGGTCTGGATGACTCCCACCTCCCCGCCCATGAACAGACTTTGTGCCCCCCAAGCTCGGCCTCCAAGCAGCCGTGACGGCAAGGTCTGCAAACCAAATGCTCATCCCCAACACATCCCCAGCAACGTGAAGAGCAGCTTTGGCTGCCCTTTGTGGGCAGATACTAGCTCTAATCAAGGCATGGATGTCCCAGGAGGATGCTCGAGGGACTGGACCTCTGGTTCGGTAGCACATGTGGCTACCAGGGTGGCAACTGGAGCAGCACAAAAGCTGAGAGGCAGTGGATGCTCAAAGCTCTGCAACCTGGTGCCACTGAGGACAAGATGCCACAGGATACCCTTGCAGGACAAGAGCTGTGATTGCTACAAGACAAGGAGCTGTGAAGGCTCCTTTGGAGCACTTCTCTAGGAGCTCAGAGGAGACAGCATCAGTCCCTCTtgcccttctccccaccccacacCTCCTGCAATGCCGGGCATCTCATACCACTTCCAACCCTCACTCCTTTCCCAGAGATGCCTTGACCATGCCTAATTCAGCAACGCTGGCTCCACTCACCCGtcttcttcagcttctccttTGGTTTGTCCTCACCTTCGCTGTGGCACAGAAATCAGCGTCAGCTCCCAAAAAGCCTGTCCCCCTGACAGCCCATGTGGCAAAGCTCTGGCCCCCCTGGTGAGGGAATCACCTTCATTTGAAAGACCCCCTGCTCCCATGCCACTGTCCCCGGGGCCAGAAAGGTGGCTAAGAGACTGTGATGTCCATCCCAGTCGGACCCAGTACAGAGATGACGCAGAAGAGCACAAAGCAACAGCACTGTCTCCTGGAACCACATATCTCCATGCCCATGGGACTCGCAGACCATGAGACACCCAATGACCAAAGTATGAAGCATGGGACCAGGCTAGAGACCGTCTTCCCATGGTCGTGAAAACCCCTGGCTCGGGGTGGCCCTACACCCAGGTGGTTTTTGACTTGGTCGTGTTACGGTTGCCTGCCTCAGCCCACCCTGCCAACCCAACAGAGGGGTACCCACTCGCTCTTTTTGGTGGTAGGACCCTTCAGTTTGGTCTCCAGGCCCCCGAAGAAGCCCTTGACGTTCTCCGTCTTGGCCGACGTGTTTTTCAGCAGCCGCTCTGCGATGTCCTTCTTCTCCGCCAGCCAGCTGTTAGCCGACTTCAGGTATGAGTCGATGCTGCCCATGGGCTTCTCTTTGGCTTCCAAGGGCAGCGCATGGGTCTTGCCTGCGGGCAACATGTCAGGACCTCAGCTGGCCCCATGGTCCTAggtgctgccagctcctggggGACCTGCTCCCAGCTACAGGATGCACCATGGAGACCAGGAGCCAGACGGAAAAGGCCCAGACCCCATCACATCCCAATTCCTGTAGGTCTTTATCCTATCCCCTGTTTTGGATAGAAAATCCAGCCCCCTGTGGAGGAGTGACCACCACACACCAAGCCACAAGCCAAGGTGCTTCTGGGCTGGGGCGTTCACATCACATCCCCAGGGTCGGGGAGCATCTGGGGATCACCACATACAAACATCCCTGGCTAGGCACAATGACAAACTGGCATCAGAGTGAGGTACCACCCCAGCAAGGGTCTCAGCAGGTTTGCATGGCCTCTGGGCCATGGAGGCTCTTTTCTGCTCAATATCGGAGTCAGCCAGAGTAAGCTTGGGTACCCATCCATCACCCTTCCCATGCACAGGGCACACTTCACCACCAGTCTCCAGCACAAGCAAAGCCCAAGGGTGCAGGCGCCTCTTACCCACATAGTAGTAGGTGAAACA contains the following coding sequences:
- the KIAA0513 gene encoding uncharacterized protein KIAA0513 homolog isoform X2 produces the protein MEAPLDVPVGNLIDFDAETPACIPSEPSPPAAPSSNGHLGDAGDAAGEESDATESADSENDMGDSPRRWGGYRRSSSNESFSSSQSTESARDEATAERREFMRHYVEKIFTGGEDLDQEEKARFGELCSGENGKGREWFARYVSAQRCNSKCVSEQTFYRLMQSFALVLFECHQMDDFSPAKNLMTMCFTYYYVGKTHALPLEAKEKPMGSIDSYLKSANSWLAEKKDIAERLLKNTSAKTENVKGFFGGLETKLKGPTTKKSDEGEDKPKEKLKKTVSVQSPEEEKKGEKIYLYMHLKQQPIWHNLRFWNAAFFDAVHCERRKRSPTTRGNAGEEEEKREKWCHMTQEERDDSLRFNENITFGQLGTFIHNMLAFGLNKKLCSDFLKKQATIGNLNEEQYKLLSDHIEQMATE
- the KIAA0513 gene encoding uncharacterized protein KIAA0513 homolog isoform X1, which gives rise to MEAPLDVPVGNLIDFDAETPACIPSEPSPPAAPSSNGHLGDAGDAAGEESDATESADSENDMGDSPRRWGGYRRSSSNESFSSSQSTESARDEATAERREFMRHYVEKIFTGGEDLDQEEKARFGELCSGENGKGREWFARYVSAQRCNSKCVSEQTFYRLMQSFALVLFECHQMDDFSPAKNLMTMCFTYYYVGKTHALPLEAKEKPMGSIDSYLKSANSWLAEKKDIAERLLKNTSAKTENVKGFFGGLETKLKGPTTKKSDEGEDKPKEKLKKTVSVQSPEEEKKGEKIYLYMHLKQQPIWHNLRFWNAAFFDAVHCERRKRSPTTREKWCHMTQEERDDSLRFNENITFGQLGTFIHNMLAFGLNKKLCSDFLKKQATIGNLNEEQYKLLSDHIEQMATE